The following proteins are encoded in a genomic region of Capra hircus breed San Clemente chromosome 16, ASM170441v1, whole genome shotgun sequence:
- the TNNI1 gene encoding troponin I, slow skeletal muscle — protein sequence MPEVERKPKITASRKLLLKSLMLARAKECWDQELEEREAEKKRYLAERVPALQTRGLSLSALQDLCRDLHAKVEVVDEERYDIEAKCLHNTREIKDLKLKVLDLRGKFKRPPLRRVRVSADAMLRALLGSKHKVSMDLRANLKSVKKEDTEKERPVEVGDWRKNVEAMSGMEGRKKMFDAAKSPTTQ from the exons AGCCTGATGCTGGCTAGAGCCAAGGAGTGCTGGGATCAGGAGCTCGAGGAGCGCGAGGCTGAGAAGAAGCGCTACCTGGCGGAGCGCGTCCCCGCGCTGCAGACCCGCGGGCTGTCGCTCAGCGCCCTGCAG GACCTGTGCCGTGACCTGCACGCCAAAGTGGAGGTGGTGGACGAGGAGCGCTACGACATCGAGGCCAAGTGCCTGCACAACACCAGGGAG ATCAAAGACCTGAAGCTCAAGGTGCTGGACTTGCGCGGGAAGTTCAAGCGCCCCCCGCTGCGGCGCGTGCGTGTCTCCGCGGACGCCATGCTGCGCGCCCTGCTGGGCTCCAAGCACAAGGTGTCTATGGACCTGCGCGCCAACCTCAAGTCCGTGAAGAAGGAGGACACAGAGAAG GAACGGCCCGTGGAGGTGGGCGACTGGAGGAAGAACGTGGAGGCCATGTCTGGCATGGAGGGCCGCAAGAAGATGTTCGATGCCGCCAAGTCCCCGACCACCCAGTAG